A window of Halobellus sp. LT62 contains these coding sequences:
- a CDS encoding DUF7289 family protein, translated as MTGAGKATAPATISGDRAQTAVVGVAILLGLTVLAVGGLTATAGSIVEDGAASASATRVSDDLETALAPGGGERETTVELATGTVSVVNRTVWLLDDDGVVWAGHAGAITYADGEHRVTGFAGAVVRSDERRSRVVAPSRIAPADGALYVGVPVLNASGADGIATGDHRLAVTLRTDAETDRRRLPAAEYRVGVETTTPAVWERHFRERGATTTRRDFDGDGVPSVVASFEGEREVHLVVHDVRLDVAVGR; from the coding sequence ATGACCGGCGCTGGCAAGGCCACGGCCCCTGCGACGATTTCCGGGGACCGCGCACAGACCGCGGTCGTCGGCGTCGCGATACTGCTCGGCCTCACCGTCCTCGCGGTCGGCGGGTTGACGGCGACCGCCGGCTCGATCGTCGAGGACGGTGCCGCCTCCGCGTCGGCGACCCGCGTGAGCGACGACCTCGAAACCGCGCTCGCGCCGGGCGGCGGCGAGCGGGAGACGACCGTCGAACTGGCGACCGGCACGGTTTCAGTCGTGAACCGGACAGTGTGGCTCTTGGACGACGACGGGGTCGTCTGGGCGGGCCACGCCGGGGCGATCACCTATGCCGACGGCGAGCACCGCGTCACGGGCTTTGCCGGTGCCGTCGTGCGGAGCGACGAGCGCCGCAGCCGCGTGGTCGCGCCGAGTCGGATCGCCCCGGCCGACGGGGCGTTGTACGTTGGCGTCCCGGTGTTGAACGCGAGCGGGGCCGACGGCATCGCCACCGGCGACCACCGGCTCGCGGTGACGCTCCGAACCGACGCCGAGACCGACCGCCGGCGACTTCCGGCGGCGGAGTACCGCGTCGGCGTCGAGACGACGACGCCGGCCGTCTGGGAACGTCACTTCCGCGAGCGCGGAGCCACCACGACCCGGCGGGACTTCGACGGCGACGGCGTCCCGAGCGTCGTGGCGTCGTTCGAGGGCGAGCGCGAGGTGCACCTCGTCGTACACGACGTCCGACTCGACGTGGCGGTGGGTCGATGA
- a CDS encoding DUF7266 family protein: MKEPDFGSTARNRTGSTAPADRGLSPVVGKTLELGVGVLFVALLTTTLFGGLAPEYRDAVGAELGDRALVAAAERAETAVPDGDLVGRVAAAGVEAPIVERRIALRLPETIREDSYRIVAESTKDESTATASSPSESTLALVHPDPRIGGRIRLAVPASATVTGSISSESASAILVYGDVDGLVVRLVDEGEFVTAGPESVAQRGTTR, from the coding sequence ATGAAAGAGCCCGATTTCGGATCGACGGCCCGGAACCGAACTGGATCGACGGCTCCCGCCGACCGCGGCCTCTCTCCCGTCGTCGGCAAGACGCTCGAACTCGGCGTCGGCGTGCTGTTCGTCGCGCTGTTGACGACGACGTTGTTCGGCGGCCTCGCGCCCGAGTACCGCGACGCGGTCGGTGCCGAGCTCGGCGACCGCGCGCTCGTCGCCGCCGCGGAGCGAGCGGAGACTGCGGTCCCCGACGGCGACCTCGTCGGTCGGGTTGCTGCGGCCGGGGTCGAAGCCCCCATCGTCGAGCGTCGTATCGCGCTCCGGCTCCCGGAAACGATCCGCGAAGATTCCTACCGGATCGTCGCCGAATCGACGAAGGATGAGTCCACCGCAACTGCTTCGTCGCCGAGCGAATCGACGCTGGCGCTCGTCCATCCCGACCCGCGGATCGGTGGTCGTATCCGCCTCGCGGTCCCGGCATCAGCGACGGTAACGGGGTCGATTTCCAGCGAGTCGGCGTCTGCGATTCTCGTCTACGGGGATGTCGACGGTCTCGTCGTGCGACTCGTCGACGAGGGAGAGTTCGTTACCGCCGGTCCGGAGTCGGTGGCTCAACGGGGGACGACGCGGTGA
- a CDS encoding type II secretion system F family protein — translation MSSDPSRAERSLGPFDRAAYALFASRADSRRHERDRRAYRGTNLAVAFDLYVARVYALSLLLAALAAGGVVAVGSALPAGVVESGVATLLERAARIGGRDVGSGVAADAVSLSGRQLTLLVGTSALLVATGVQLAVVYAGGRYLRWLTAARRANIGRTLPSAVRYLNVLASGSDGRRAMLRRVADTDAYGETAVALRKALNTAAMTGNVDEGLRRVARDTPAQDSLAPFLLKFREHADQGSDSLREYLSMESRMLRHQQDRDRQRAEGFLELLAELFVVLLVLPALLVIVLTVMSIISPGLSAPVRTPLGSVTLRALAVYGSAGFILAVGLATAALVSRLRPPDQHVVYRRPASALGTLRTATRNPASAAAAFAPLGIAGFVASVSLGVDTVVSLLVGYVGFSIPVGLVAVRRARLDDAKDHELKDFVHAVSGHVNLGRPFSAAVDHVARDVDLGALNPDVADLALNLQLTTPTVDVETDLRTAALDRFVERVGTPMAEQTVGLVIGALDAGSDTAVVFETLQGEVGRLYHEKRALRSGMLVYVAVGWTTALLVIGISAATSANVFAGFDRLATMSELSGVAVDPGAVDLARDQYRVYVTTQATMLASGWFAGVASRGQYEALLHSGCLVAVCHVVFTGMGLV, via the coding sequence ATCTCATCCGATCCGTCGCGCGCCGAGCGCTCGCTGGGCCCGTTCGACCGCGCCGCGTACGCGCTCTTCGCCAGCCGCGCGGACTCGCGTCGGCACGAGCGCGACCGACGCGCCTACCGCGGCACCAACCTCGCGGTCGCGTTCGATCTCTACGTCGCCCGCGTGTACGCGCTCTCGCTGCTGCTCGCGGCGCTCGCCGCCGGTGGCGTCGTCGCCGTCGGCTCGGCCCTCCCCGCGGGCGTCGTCGAGTCCGGGGTGGCGACGCTCCTCGAACGCGCGGCCCGGATCGGCGGTCGCGACGTCGGCAGCGGAGTCGCCGCCGACGCGGTCTCGCTCTCGGGGCGACAGCTCACTCTGCTGGTCGGCACGTCTGCGCTCCTCGTCGCGACCGGCGTCCAACTCGCCGTCGTCTACGCCGGCGGCCGATACCTCCGCTGGCTCACCGCCGCGCGCCGCGCGAACATCGGGCGAACGCTTCCGAGCGCGGTCCGCTACCTGAACGTCCTCGCGTCGGGCAGCGACGGCCGCCGCGCGATGCTCCGGCGCGTCGCCGACACCGACGCCTACGGCGAGACGGCCGTCGCGCTCCGCAAAGCGCTCAACACCGCCGCGATGACGGGCAACGTCGACGAGGGGTTGCGACGGGTCGCCAGAGACACGCCCGCCCAAGACAGTCTCGCGCCATTCCTGCTGAAGTTCCGCGAACACGCCGATCAGGGCTCGGACTCGCTCAGAGAGTACCTCTCGATGGAGAGTCGGATGCTCAGACACCAGCAGGACCGGGACCGACAACGCGCGGAGGGATTTCTCGAACTCCTCGCGGAACTGTTCGTCGTCCTGCTCGTGCTCCCGGCGCTGCTCGTGATCGTCCTCACGGTGATGAGCATCATCTCGCCGGGGCTCTCCGCGCCGGTTCGGACGCCGCTGGGTTCGGTGACGCTTCGTGCGCTGGCCGTTTACGGGAGCGCCGGATTCATTCTCGCGGTCGGGCTCGCGACCGCCGCGCTCGTCTCGCGGCTCCGACCGCCGGACCAACACGTCGTCTATCGGCGACCCGCGAGCGCGCTCGGGACGCTGCGGACGGCCACGCGGAACCCCGCCAGCGCGGCCGCCGCGTTCGCGCCCCTCGGCATCGCCGGGTTCGTCGCGTCAGTGAGTCTCGGCGTCGACACGGTGGTCTCGCTTTTGGTCGGCTACGTCGGGTTCTCGATCCCCGTCGGACTGGTCGCAGTCCGCCGCGCCCGCCTCGACGACGCGAAGGACCACGAGCTGAAGGACTTCGTCCACGCCGTCTCCGGGCACGTCAACCTCGGCCGCCCGTTCTCGGCGGCGGTCGACCACGTCGCCCGCGACGTCGACCTCGGGGCGCTGAACCCCGACGTCGCCGATCTCGCGCTGAACCTTCAGCTCACGACGCCGACGGTGGACGTCGAGACTGATCTGCGGACCGCTGCGCTCGATCGCTTCGTCGAGCGGGTGGGGACGCCGATGGCCGAGCAGACCGTCGGGCTGGTGATCGGCGCGCTCGACGCGGGCAGCGACACGGCGGTCGTCTTCGAGACGCTGCAGGGCGAGGTCGGTCGCCTCTACCACGAGAAGCGGGCGCTCCGCTCGGGGATGTTGGTCTACGTCGCCGTCGGCTGGACGACCGCCCTCCTCGTCATCGGCATCAGCGCCGCCACGAGTGCCAACGTCTTCGCGGGGTTCGATCGACTCGCGACGATGTCCGAACTCTCCGGCGTCGCGGTCGATCCCGGGGCGGTCGACCTCGCGCGCGATCAGTACCGTGTTTACGTCACGACGCAGGCGACGATGCTCGCCTCCGGGTGGTTCGCGGGCGTCGCCAGCCGCGGGCAGTACGAGGCGCTGTTGCACTCGGGCTGTCTCGTCGCCGTCTGTCACGTCGTTTTCACGGGGATGGGATTGGTATGA
- a CDS encoding type II/IV secretion system ATPase subunit yields the protein MNSETKQAGAGSEVPTVPSPEPPDSPNAWYAPAIRAQYEVTPGVVTTIADVSDGVGFSYHVREPAVDAAAERALASVTAYFSSVEIRRPLTRQGAAAHAAAGMPAKYERVLDRLLDVAPAARRRIEYYAMCELRLLGSVTPIALDDRVDVVDVEGETDGSLVVHTENYAPAVTDFRADADFATRVAGERLRDYTVSFAGFDVSVVVHRDRLLGDDRFDAKYAVLEPDLLPGDEELIAECKERIWEANVEEVVDDRTAFIRERARGFLSRRLTARNTRAWLEATRYRLRGALSSYGVGVPPVDRRYAQARLDDLVYYVLRDYVGEGVLTIPIRDPHLEDIEANRVGERVKVVPRADVVRAGERVPTNLTFADETSFVNVVTQLAAADGVELSASQPSAKVNLRPEGVAPDASGHGETIRCAVALPVISEDGPHVSIRKQASSPLTPIDLVEFGSIPTELVTLLWLLYEHHRVVLFSGPTGAGKTTLMNAHMPFIPYDHRPISIDEGSREVYLPHETGVSLTTREHENEYKRVSMADLMTEANYLNPDVEVIAEVNTPESFETFAEVLNTGHGVVGTTHAEDVETLVNRVVEQGLPVYLLRELDLVVFPRRVDGERYVGSAVELLTEAEYEELPASARTGVVEKNGTTLYYNTLLWRETDGSFAMAYDHPQLGGEHAATEGETHRSALRVFHRIAAATDRDVDDIEREFRRKRGYVEYLLREGERDVDRLFGFLSDLRTDEAATVERVRRQHAHRADGGVDRDGDTGADNGNDDAEADSESDDAETNGGNESADANDETGGSAVR from the coding sequence ATGAATTCGGAGACGAAGCAGGCCGGAGCCGGATCCGAGGTACCGACGGTTCCGAGCCCCGAACCGCCCGACAGTCCGAACGCGTGGTACGCCCCGGCGATCCGCGCGCAGTACGAGGTGACGCCCGGAGTGGTGACGACGATCGCGGACGTCAGCGACGGCGTCGGATTCTCTTATCACGTTCGAGAACCGGCAGTGGACGCGGCCGCAGAGCGCGCGTTGGCGTCGGTGACGGCGTACTTTTCGAGCGTCGAGATCCGGCGACCGCTGACCCGGCAGGGGGCCGCAGCGCACGCGGCGGCCGGAATGCCGGCAAAGTACGAGCGCGTGCTCGATCGGCTGTTGGACGTCGCACCGGCCGCCCGGCGTCGCATCGAGTACTACGCGATGTGCGAACTGCGACTGCTCGGTTCCGTGACGCCGATCGCGCTGGACGACCGCGTCGACGTCGTCGACGTCGAGGGCGAGACCGACGGCTCGCTCGTCGTGCACACCGAGAACTACGCGCCCGCGGTCACGGACTTTCGCGCGGACGCGGACTTCGCCACGCGGGTCGCGGGCGAGCGCCTCCGAGACTACACGGTCTCGTTCGCCGGGTTCGACGTGAGCGTGGTCGTCCATCGGGACCGGCTCCTCGGCGACGACCGCTTCGACGCCAAGTACGCCGTGCTCGAACCCGACCTGCTGCCGGGCGACGAGGAGCTGATCGCCGAGTGCAAAGAGCGGATCTGGGAGGCGAACGTCGAGGAGGTTGTCGACGACCGGACCGCGTTCATCCGCGAGCGGGCGCGTGGCTTTCTCTCGCGGCGACTCACCGCGCGCAACACCCGAGCGTGGTTGGAAGCGACCCGGTATCGCCTCCGCGGCGCGCTCTCGTCGTACGGCGTCGGCGTCCCGCCGGTCGACCGGCGCTACGCGCAGGCCCGCCTCGACGACCTCGTGTACTACGTCCTCAGAGATTACGTCGGCGAGGGCGTCCTCACGATTCCGATCCGCGATCCGCACCTCGAAGACATCGAGGCCAACCGGGTCGGCGAGCGGGTGAAAGTCGTTCCGCGCGCTGACGTCGTCCGCGCGGGCGAACGCGTCCCGACGAATCTCACCTTCGCCGATGAGACGAGCTTCGTCAACGTGGTCACCCAACTCGCCGCCGCCGACGGCGTCGAACTCAGCGCGAGTCAGCCGTCGGCGAAGGTGAACCTCCGCCCGGAGGGCGTCGCGCCCGACGCCTCGGGCCACGGCGAGACCATCCGCTGCGCCGTCGCCCTGCCCGTCATCTCCGAGGACGGCCCGCACGTCTCGATCCGCAAGCAGGCGTCGTCGCCGCTGACGCCGATCGACCTCGTCGAGTTCGGTTCGATTCCGACCGAACTGGTGACGCTCCTGTGGCTGCTGTACGAACACCACCGCGTCGTGCTGTTTTCGGGACCGACGGGCGCGGGCAAGACGACCCTGATGAACGCGCATATGCCGTTTATTCCCTACGACCACCGTCCGATCAGCATCGACGAGGGGTCCCGGGAGGTGTATCTCCCCCACGAAACGGGCGTCTCGCTGACGACGCGCGAGCACGAGAACGAGTACAAACGGGTGTCGATGGCGGATCTGATGACCGAGGCCAACTACCTGAACCCCGACGTCGAGGTGATCGCCGAGGTCAACACGCCCGAGTCGTTCGAAACCTTTGCAGAAGTGCTCAACACCGGCCACGGCGTCGTCGGCACGACGCACGCCGAGGACGTCGAGACGCTCGTCAATCGGGTCGTCGAGCAGGGTCTCCCGGTCTACCTCCTGCGCGAACTCGATTTGGTCGTCTTCCCCCGGCGGGTCGACGGTGAGCGCTACGTCGGCTCCGCGGTCGAACTGCTCACCGAAGCAGAGTACGAGGAGCTTCCGGCGTCCGCGCGAACGGGCGTCGTCGAGAAGAACGGAACGACGCTGTACTACAACACGCTGCTGTGGCGCGAGACGGACGGGTCGTTCGCGATGGCGTACGATCACCCACAACTCGGTGGGGAACACGCCGCGACCGAGGGGGAGACGCACCGGAGCGCCCTCCGCGTCTTCCACCGGATCGCCGCGGCGACGGACCGCGATGTCGACGACATCGAGCGGGAGTTCCGCCGCAAGCGCGGCTACGTCGAATACCTCCTCAGAGAGGGCGAACGCGACGTCGACCGGCTGTTCGGATTCCTCTCCGATCTTCGGACCGACGAGGCGGCGACCGTCGAGCGCGTTCGTCGGCAGCACGCCCACCGGGCAGATGGGGGCGTCGATCGCGACGGCGACACCGGAGCGGATAATGGAAACGACGACGCCGAAGCGGATAGCGAAAGCGACGACGCCGAAACAAATGGCGGAAACGAGTCTGCCGACGCGAACGACGAAACCGGCGGGAGCGCCGTCCGGTGA